Genomic window (Candidatus Binataceae bacterium):
TGCTCGGCCATGCGAGTCTGGCCACCACCCAGCGCTACACCCACGTGAGCGTGAATCACCTTAAAGAGGTACACCGCAGTGCCCACCCCCGGCCGTGACGAGCAATCCAAAATCCGTAGCACGACCATTCTGAGCGTTCGTCACGACGGCAAAGTGGTGATGGCGGGTGACGGGCAAGTCAGCGTCGGCCAGACCATCATGAAACGGGGGGCGCGCAAGGTGCGCCGCCTGCACGAGAATCGGGTGCTGGCGGGGTTTGCCGGTTCGACGGCCGATGCGCTCACGCTGTTCGATAAATTCGAAAGTAAACTGCAGGAGTTCAACGGAGTCTTGCGCCGCGCGGCCGTCGAGATTGCCAAGGACTGGCGAACCGATCGGGTGCTGCGCCGGCTCGAGGCGATGCTGGTGGTCGCCGACCGCGAAAGTTCGCTGCTGATTTCCGGTGCAGGCGACGTTATCGAACCCGACGACGGCATCGTCGCGATCGGCTCCGGGGGCAACTACGCGCTGGCCGCCGCCCGCGCGCTGTTGCGAAACAGCTCCGCTATGACCGCGCGGCAGATCGCGGAAGCCTCGATGAAGGTCGCGTCCGAGATCTGCGTCTACACCAACGATCAATTCGTCATCGAGGAGCTGTAGGCGTCCTTTGCGCGCGTCGTCGAATCTCTCGCCGCTGGCCCAGGGGTGAGAGGCGGGGTGGCGTTACGGAAGATGTAGGCACGGCGGTCAACTACGATTAAGCTTTGGGTAGCAGCGCGCGAAAGGCGCGCTCGTTACGCGTAGATTTCGATGGACGTTCCACAGGTAATGACTCCGCGCGAGATTGTCTCTGAGCTCGACCGTTACATTGTCGGTCAAGGCGATGCCAAGCGCGCCGTCGCGATCGCGCTCAGAAACCGCTGGCGGCGGCAGAACGTCGCACCCGAGTTGCGCGACGAGATCGCGCCCAAGAACATCCTGATGATCGGTCCGACCGGTGTGGGCAAGACCGAGATTGCCCGGCGATTGGCGCGCCTGGCGCAGGCGCCGTTCATCAAGGTTGAAGCATCCCGCTATACGGAGGTCGGCTATGTCGGCCGCGACGTAGAATCGATGATTCGGGATCTCGCCGAAATCTCCGTGAAGATGGTGCGCGAGGAGGCTCGCGAGCGGGTCGCGGTCAAGGCGCGCGAGGGCGCCGAGGAACGGCTGCTCGATATCCTGTTTCCGCCGCCGACCAAGGTTCGCCGGCAGGCCGGCATCACGGCGGAAGGCCGCGTGCAACCGATCGAAGAAGATTCGCACAGAGACACCCGCGAGAAGCTTCGCAAACTGCTCCGCGAGGGCCATCTCGACGACCGGGAAGTCGAAATCGAAGTTTCCGCATCCGCCACGCCGATGGTCGAGGTGTTCACGCCCCAGGGCATGGAGGAAATGGGCTTCAATATGAAGGAGCTCATGAACCAGATCATGCCCAAGAAGACCCGCAGCCGTAAGGTCAAGATTCCCGAGGCGCTGGAACTCCTGACCCAGGAAGAAGCGGCACGCCTAGTGGACATGGAGTCGGTCGCGCACGACGCGATTCATCGCGCCGAGCAATCGGGCATCGTGTTCATCGATGAAATCGACAAAATTGCGGGACGGGAGACGAGCCGCGGTCCCGACGTCTCGCGCGAAGGCGTGCAGCGCGACTTGCTTCCAATTGTCGAAGGCTCGACCGTCAACACCAAATACGGCGCGGTCCGCACCGATCACATCCTGTTCGTTGCCTCGGGCGCGTTTCACACCTCCAAGCCCTCCGATCTGATCCCGGAGTTTCAGGGACGCTTTCCCATCCGCGTCGAGCTGGGCGCGCTAACTGGTGACGATTTCGTCCGCATCCTGACCGAGCCGGAGAACGCGCTGACCAAGCAATACGTCGCCTTGATGGCGACCGAGGGCGTCAAGCTGACCTTCACCGAGGACGCGGTCGGCGCGCTCGCGGAGATCGCTGCGCAAGTGAATTCGCGCAGCGAAAATATCGGCGCGCGCCGCCTGCATACGGTGCTCGAGCGCGTGCTCGATGAGCTGTCCTTCGATGCCCCCGAGCGTAGCGATCGCACGGTCGTCATCGACGCAGCCTACGTGCATCGCTATCTCGACCCGATCGTCAAGGATGAAGACCTGTCCCGTTTTATCCTTTGAAAATAGGCGCTTTCCGCGCGGCGCGGTCCGAGTTCACACGCTGGTAATTGCGCCGCGCCGGTAAGCCTGTTTTGATTGCCGCGGGAGCGTATGCGCGGCGGAGGTGACGTGAAAGATCTCATTCAACGAGCCGAGGTTCTGATCGAAGCGCTGCCCTACATTCGGCGCTTTCGCGGCAAGACCATCGTCATCAAGTATGGCGGCCACGCCATGCTCAGCGAAGATCTGCGTCTCAGCTTCGCCGAGGACGTAGTCCTGCTCGACCTGGTCGGCATGAATCCGGTCATCGTGCATGGCGGGGGCCCGCAAATCACCGAGCTGATCGGCAAGCTCGGGCTCAAGTCGAAGTTCGTGCGCGGCATGCGGGTTACTGACGAGGCGACCATGGAAGCGGCCGAGATGGTCCTGCAACGCATCAACAAGGACATCGTGGCGCTGATCTCGCGGCACGGTGGCCGCGCGGTCGGACTCTCGGGCAAGGACGGCGACCTGATCGTCTCGCGCAAGATGCGAGTGGTGGTGCGCGATGACAATGGCCGCAAGAGCACGCTGGATATCGGCCTGGTCGGCGAAGTGGACGCGATAAACCCCGACGTTATCACCACGCTGGAGGCCGCGAATTTCATCCCGGTCATCGCGCCGACCGGCGTCGGCCGTGACGGGCAGACTTACAACATCAATGCCGACGTGGCCGCGGGCGAAATCGCCGCCGCGCTCAAGGCCGAGAAACTCATTCTGCTCAGCGACGTCGAGGGAGTGAAAGACCGCGAGGGGCGCCTGCTCTCGACGCTCGATGCCCCTGAAGCGCGCAGAATGATCGCGCGCGACGTGATTCACGAAGGCATGATTCCCAAGGTGGAATGCTGTATCGATGCGCTCCAAAAGGGCGTCGCCAAAACCCACATTATCGACGGCCGCGTGCGGCACGCGGTGCTGCTCGAGATCTTCACCCGGCTCGGGGTCGGCACCGAAGTGGTGCGGCGCCGTGCCCGCGTGTCCGATCTCGCACCCGGACGCCGGCAAAAGGCCTGAGAGGCGCAACGCCGATGAACAACGCTGAAATCGTCGATCTGACGCATCGCAACCTGGTCGACATCTATGGCTGTCTGCCTATTGCTCTGGCCCGCGGTCAGGGTTCCTGGCTCGAAGACGCCGACGGCAATCGTTACCTCGATTTCTTCTGCGGTTTGGCGGTTACCAACCTCGGCCATTCGCACCCGCGCTTGGTGCGTGCCGTCCGCGAGCAGGCCGAGCGTCTCATGCATGTGTCCAACATCTTCCATACCGAGCCAACTGCCCGCCTGGCCGCGTACCTGGCGTCGCGCTTCGGCGACGGTCGCGTATTCTTCGGTAACTCCGGCGCCGAGGCCAACGAGGCGGCCATCAAGCTGGCGCGGCGTTGGGGCCACAAGGACGGCGGGGGACGGTACGAAATCATCGCCGCGCTCGGCTCATTCCACGGGCGCACGCTCGCCACGCTGAGCGCCACCGGCCAGGAGAAATATCATCAGGGTTTTCAGCCCCTGGTCCCCGGCTTCCGGATGGCGCCCTTCGATGACCTCGCGGGGCTCGAGCGCTCAGTGAGCGACAATACCGTCGCCGTAATGCTCGAACCGATCCAGGGCGAAGGCGGCGTGGTCGTTCCCCAAGCGGATTACCTCAAGCGGGTGCGGGAGTTCTGCGATCGCAACCATCTCCTGATGATTCTCGACGAGATCCAGGTTGGGGTCGGCCGGACCGGCAAGTTCTTCGGGTACGAACATACCGGTGTCAGACCGGACATTGTCACCCTCGCCAAGGCGCTCGGTGGCGGGTTGCCGCTCGGCGCAATGATCGCCAAGAGCGACGTCGCCGCGAGCCTGACCCCTGGAAGCCACGGGACTACGTTCGGCGGGAACCCCGTGTCGTGCGCGGCCGGACTTGCGATGGTCGAGACCATCGACGAGGAGCGGGTGCTTGAGAACGCAACCCGGTTGGGCGCTGCGATGCTGGAGCGCCTGCGCGAGATCGCGAAGACCTGCGAGCGGATCATGGAGGTACGCGGCCTGGGAATGATCATCGGCGTAGTGCTCAAGCACGATGCGCGCCCGGTCGTCGATGCGTGTCTCAAGGAGCGGTTGCTGGTCAACGGGACTGCGGGCAACGTGCTAAGGCTGCTGCCCCCGCTCAATCTCTCGCGTGCCGACGCGGAGCGGGGCCTCGCGATCGTGGAACGCGCCTTGCGCACTGCACCGCTACCCTCATGAGTGCCGTGGCAGCGCAGCGTAAACGGGCCGCCGAGGGGCAGGTCGGTGCCGAGCCACCTGCCAAACGCGATTTTCTGGAGATGAGTTCGCTGACCGAGGGCGAGCTCAGCGGGCTTTTGGCGCTGGCGGCGCGGTTCAAGGCCGAACTCAAATCCGGCATCGAGCATCCCTATCTGCGCGGCCGCACGCTCGCCATGATCTTCCAGAAACCTTCGCTGCGCACCCGGATCAGCTTCGAAACCGGCATGGCGCAACTTGGTGGCCATGCAATTTACCTGGGCCCGAACGATATCGGCATCGGCGAGCGTGAATCGGCCAAGGACGTCGCGCGCAATCTGTCGCGCTGGGTCGACCTCATCATGATTCGGACCTTTTCCCACGACACCTGCCTGGAACTGGCGCGCGAGGCATCGGTGCCGGTCATCAACGCGCTCACCGATCGGCTGCATCCCTGCCAGTTACTCGCGGACCTGCAGGCGCTCCAGGAGCATTTCGGGCGCGATCTCCGAAAGTTGCGCATCGCGTTCGTCGGTGACGGATTCAACCTTGCACACAGCTGGATCGAGGCGGCGTCCCTCATCGGTTTCGAGCTGCGCCTTGGCATTCCGCAAGGCTACGAGCCCGAGAAAAGCTACATGGCCCGCTTTCGGCGCGAGGAACACGGGATCCTTACCCATGATCCCGTCGAAGCGGTCAAGGATGCCGATGTGATCTACACCGACACCTGGACCTCGATGGGTCAGGAGAAGGAAGCTGCCAAGCGCCGGCGCGACTTTCGCGACTTTCAGGTCAACGACGCTCTGCTGGCGCACGCCGCGCGCCATGCGTTGGTCATGCACTGCCTGCCCGCGCATCGCGGCGAGGAAATAACCGATGCGGTGCTCGATGGGCCGCGCTCGATCGTTTTGGACCAGGCCGAAAACCGGTTGCATGCGCAGAAAGCGGTCATGGTGTGGCTTAAGCGGCCCGAGATTCTGGAGCACACCGCGCTGACGCACGGCGCGTAACGGAAACTACGACGGTGGCAAGCGAAAATATCAAAAAAGTGGTGCTCGCCTATTCGGGGGGACTCGATACCTCGGTCATCCTGCGCTGGCTTAAAGATCGCTTTGCATGTGAGGTCATCGCGTATTGTGCCGATGTTGGCCAGGCGGAGGAGACCGCAGGCCTCGAGCAAAAGGCGCTCGGTACGGGAGCGAGCAAGTTCATACTTGCCGATCTGCGCGAGGAATTCGCCGGCGACTTCGTGTTTCCGATGATGCGGGCGAACGCGGTGTACGAAGGCTACTACTTGCTGGGTACTTCCATCGCCCGACCGGTCATCGCCAAGAAACAGGCTGAGATCGCGCGCGCCGAGGGCGCGGATGCAGTCGCGCACGGCGCGACCGGCAAGGGCAACGACCAGGTTCGCTATGAACTGAGCCTGGCGCGCCTGGCGCCCGAACTTAAGATCATCGCGCCGTGGCGAAGGGCGGACTGGACCTTTCAGGGCCGCGCCGACATGATCGCCTACGCCGATGAGAAGAGGATTCCCATCTCCGCGAGCAAGGAGAAGCCCTACTCGATGGATCGGAACCTCGTTCACGTGAGCTACGAGGGCGGAATCCTCGAAGACCCCTGGCGAGAGCCGTACAACGACATGTTCCAGCTGACCGTGTCTCCCGAGGATGCACCGAGTCGACCCGAACACGTCGAAATCGAGTACCTTGCAGGTAACCCGGTCGCGATAAATGGCGAGGTTCTGTCGCCGGCGAAAATAATCGAACGCGCGAACGAAATCGGCGGTCGCCACGGCATCGGGCGGGTGGACATGGTCGAGAACCGCTATGTTGGGATAAAATCGCGCGGGGTGTACGAAACTCCCGGAGTCACGCTGCTGACGCATGGGCATCGCGCAGTCGAGCAATTGACGCTCGATCGTGAGGTGCTGCATTTACGCGATTCATTGATTCCGCGCTACGCTGAGATGGTGTACTACGGGTACTGGTTCGCGCCGGAGCGCGAGGCGGTGCAGGCGCTGATCGATGAAGCGCAGCGCGATGTGACCGGCACCGCGCGACTCAAGCTGTACAAGGGCGCGGTCACGATCGCGGGCCGCAAGTCGCCGAATTCGCTGTACGATCCGGCGATGGCGAGTTTCGAAGAGGCCGGCGGTTACCAGCAATCCGACGCCGAGGGATTCATTCGCCTCGCCGGCACTCGGCTGCGCGCGCTGGCCCGGGTCCGCGCGGCCGCCCGCAAGGCGACCAAGGGGAACTGAGGTTTGGGAAAGGTTATTCAATTCCGGCCGCCGCACAAGGCGCCCAAGCTGGTTCCGCGCGTCCGCGCCGGTCACTGCCCGCGCTGCGGGCACAAGTTCGATGTACACATCACCCATCCGGACGGCACCACGAGCTGCGCCGCCCGTGGATGTCTCTGTCGCACGCGCCACTCCGAATGAGGCGCCTGCCATTCCTTCCCGCTAGCGGTGCTCGACCTTTCAAGAAGGGACGCCGCTGCCCCTTGGCCAGCTGGGGAACCCGCGAACCTGCGATGCCAGCGCACGCTGCGCGTCACCGGACGGTGATGACACGGCTGCTCGGTCCGCTTCCCGGGCAAGCGGTGGAAGTGGCGGGGACGAGCGCATGAAGGGCAAGTCGCCAGCGCGCCCCAATTTAATCCGCGGCCGGTTCGCGCGCGGGCGTTTGCCCGAAGTCGAGGCCTTCACCGCTTCTCTGCCGTTCGACCGCCGTCTCTATCGCCACGACATCCTTGGTTCGATCGCCCATGCCCGCATGTTGGCGCGCGTCGGCCTGATCCGCTCCTCCGAGGGGCGCGCGATTGAGCGCGGTCTTGGGCAGATCGAGCAGGAAATCGAATCCGGGAAATTTCGCTTTGTCACCTCCGACGAAGACATCCACCTCGCGATCGAGCGACGCCTGATCGCGAAAATCGGGGAAGCCGGGCGCAAGCTCCACACCGCGCGCTCGCGCAACGACCAGGTCGCGCTCGACCTGCGTCTCTATTTGCGCGACGAAATCCAAAACGTCGATGAACTGATCCGGGTCCTGCGCGCATCGCTGATTCGGGTCGCGCGGCGCAACCTCGACACCACCATGCCCGGGTATACCCATCTACAGCGCGCGCAGCCGGTTTCGCTGGCGCATCATGTGCTGGCCTACGTCGAAATGCTGGAGCGCGACCGCGAGCGCTTTGCCCAGGCGCTGGCACGCACCAACGTGATGCCGCTGGGGGCGGGCGCGCTGGCTGCCACCACTCTCCCGATCGATCGGAAAATGGTCGCGCGTGACCTGGGGTTCAAGCAGCTCGCGCACAACAGTATGGACGCGGTCTCCGATCGCGACTTCGCGGTCGATTTTCTCTCGGCCGCAGCGCTCCTCGCGGTCCACCTGTCGCGGATGAGCGAGGAGCTCATTCTGTGGACCTCTTCCGAATTCGGCTTCGCCGTGCTGCCCGACGAATTCTCCACCGGCAGCTCGATGATGCCGCAGAAGAAGAACCCGGACCTCGCGGAACTCATTCGCGGCAAGACCGGCCGCGTCATCGGCGATCTGATGGCCATGCTCATCACCCTCAAGGGCCTTCCGCTCGCCTATAACTCCGATTTGCAGGAGGACAAGGAGCGGGTCTTCGATGCACTCGACACCATCAAGCCGGCGCTCGACCTGATGGCGAAGTTGTGGACCGCACTGCGCTTCGATCGTGCCGCGATGCGCCGGGCCGCGGGTGGATTTGCACTCGCGACCGATCTCGCCGAGTACCTAGTCGCGCGGGGCGTGCCCTTTCGCGAAGCGCACGAGATCATCGGCGCGCTGGTGCGGGAAACCGCCGACTCCGGGCGCACCTTCGAGGAGCTAACCCTGGCCGAGCTGCGGCGCTATTCGCACGCGTTTGCCGCCGATGCGCTGGACCTGTTGGATGCGGACCATTCGGTCGCACGCCGAACCGTGACCGGCGGGCCCGCGCCGCGGACGATTGAGAAGCGGATCAAGGAACTCGATCGATGACGCGCCACTTCGCCATCGGGGCCGTGGTCGCACTTCTCGCATTCGTGGCCGCGGCGGCGTGGGTCGGATGCGGGGTGAAATCTCCGCCGGTCCGGCCGCAGGCCGCGCGGCCGCAGCGCATACTCGATCTCCATGCGGAGTCGGTCGAGAACGGGGTGAGACTGAACTGGGGCAGGCCCACCACCTATGAGGCGGGCGGTAAGATGCGCAACCTTGGATTCTTTGCGGTGATGCGCTCCGACGGTCAGGGCTTTTTTCGCAACATCGGTGAAGTGCCGGTAACCGACCAGCAACGCTTTCAGCAACAGCAGATGTTCGCCTTCACCGATCACAACACGACGATCGGTCACTCCTACACCTACCAGGTCATCTCCTACACCCAGGACAACTACAGAAGCGCTCCTTCCAACCCGGTCGAGATCGAGCGCACCGTTCCGCGTCCTCCTCCCAACCCTGAGACTTTCGTCCTCCCCACGCCCACCCCGTTACCGCTACCTTAGGCTCAGAGATCCGTCTGCCCGCGGCGCCGGTTTATTCATTCTCGCCGGCTGTGATAAAAATCACTTTCACACCGGGCATCCGGCTCAAGAGCGTCTGTCCCCACGTCGGGCATGAACTATTTCGAATACAAGCACGATCAACTCTACGCCGAGGACATTCCGATAGCTGAGCTGGCCAGGCGCTTCGGCACGCCCTTCTATGTCTACAGCGCACGCACGCTCAAGCGCCATTTCCGGGTGTTCGATGAGGCTTTCGCGGGCACCGATCATCTGACCTGTTTCGCCATGAAGGCGCTCTCGAACCTGAGCATCCTGAAGCTGTTCGCTTCGATGGGTGCCGGATTCGACATCGTGTCGGTCGGCGAGTTGATGCGCTGTCTGCGGGTCGGAGCGGACCCAGGAAAAATAGTGTTTTCCGGGGTCGGCAAGACCGACGAAGAAATCGCGGCCGCCCTCACTGCCGGCATCCTGATGATTAACGTTGAGTCGCGGCCGGAACTGCATCACATCAGCGAAGTCGCTGGACGCATGAAGTGTCGCGCACCGGTGAGCCTGCGCGTCAATCCCGACCTCGATCCGGGAACCCATCCGCACATCTCCACCGGCCATCGTGACAGCAAGTTCGGCGTACCGCTGGCGCAGGTACACGAGTACTATGCGGAAGCGCGCGGGCTCCCGAACCTCGAACTGGTGGGCTTGAGCACGCATATCGGCTCGCAGATCACCGACACGGCACCGTTCAACGAGGCAGCCGAAAAGGTGAAGGCGATCGTGGGTGGATTGCGCTCGGCCGGGATGGCGCTCAAGTACCTCGATCTCGGCGGCGGCCTGGGGATTCCTTACCAGGAAGAGCCGCCCGCCCCCGCCGAATACGCCAGGGTGCTGCTCAAGTCGATCCGAGATCTGGGACTCAAGATAATCACCGAACCCGGCCGCGTGATTGTGGGGAACGCGGGCATCTTTGTCACCCGGGTCCTGTACGTCAAAGAAACCGACGTGAAGCGCTTCATCGTGATCGATGGAGCGATGAACGACCTGATTCGGCCGGTGCTGTACGAGGCTTATCACGAGATTCGGCCGGTCGATCGCCGCAATCCGGGCAAACCAGTGGTTGCCGACGTGGTCGGACCGGTGTGCGAAAGCGGTGATTTCCTGGCGCGCGAGCGGGAACTGCCGGAGCCGAAAACCGGCGACTTGCTGGCGGTGATGAGCGCCGGTGCCTACGGCTTTGTGATGGCATCGAACTACAACAGCCGTCCGCGCGCCGCAGAGATCCTGGTCGATGACACCGACGCGCACCTGATTCGCGAGCGCGACACTTTCGAGGATCTCATCCGCGGTGAGAAGATCATCGAGTTGCGGAGCCGGTGAGGGTGACGATGGCGTCGCTCGAATTCACCAAGATGCATGGCTGCGGCAACGACTACATTTATATTGTTGCGCTCAGGGCGCGTCCCGCCGACCCGGCCGGGCTCTCCCGGCGCCTTTCCGATCGCCACCTGGGCGTGGGCGGAGACGGATTGATCATGCTCGCTCCGTCGGCGGTCGGCGACTTTCGGATGGAGATGTACAACGCGGACGGAAGCCGCGGCGACATGTGCGGAAATGGCATCCGATGCCTCGCGCGCCTCGCCTACGAGCGCGGCTTCGTGCGCAAGAACCCGATGGCGGTGGAGACCGACGCGGGTCTCAAAACCGTCCACCTGCAAGTCGCCAAGGGCCAGGTGCAGAGCGCGACGGTGGACATGGGCGAGCCGATCCTGGATGGCCGCCGGATTCCTGTGGCCGCCGATGGTCGCATCATCGACTATCCGCTGGAAGTGGGCGGTCGGACCGAAAGGATAACCTGCGTGTCGATGGGCAATCCGCATTGCGTCGTATTTGTGAACGACGACTCCGTATTCAGACTGGATGGGTTCGAATTTGCACGGCTCGGCCGTCGCTTCGAGAATCACGCTTTCTTTCCCAAGCGCGTCAACACGGAGTTCATCCTGCCCGTCTCGCGCAACCATCTCAGGATGCGGGTGTGGGAACGTGGCTCCGGGGAAACCCTCGCTTGTGGTACCGGCGCGTGTGCGGCGTTGGTCGCGGCGGTGCTGACCGGACGCGCCGAGCGCAAGGCGACCGTAGAGCTGCGCGGAGGTAACTTAGAAATCGAATGGCCGGATAAGGGCGAGGGGAAGAGTGCCGTCTACATGACCGGGGAGGCCATCACGGTGTTCGACGGGCAAGTCGAGCTGGGCGACGCTGAGATGGTCCCCGCACGCGTCTAGACAGGGAGAGCAGACGATGTTCCACGGTGCATTGACAGCGATCATTACGCCGTTTCGCGATGGCGCGGTCGATGAAGCCGCACTGCGCGAGTTAGTCGAATGGCAAATTCAGAGCGGCATCGACGGGCTGGTGCCGTGCGGTTCCACGGGAGAATCCGCGACCCTGAGCCACGCCGAGCACGAGCGGGTTATCAAAATCACCATCGAGCAAACCCGAAAGCGGGTACCAGTCGTCGCCGGAACTGGCTCCAATTCAACCGCGGAAGCGATTCGCCTGACCGCTTCAGCCCGCGAGATGGGGGCTGACGGTGCGCTGCTGATTTCGCCTTATTACAACAAACCCACCCAGGACGGCATCTACAAGCACTACAAGATGGTCGCGGCCAGCGTCGACTTACCGATCTTCGCCTATAACATCCCGGGCCGCACCGGCTCGAACGTCGCGCCCGAGACCTTCGCGCGCCTGGCCGAGATCAAGAACATCATCGGCGTGAAGGAAGCATCCGGCTCGACGGAGCAGACCTCCGACATCTTGCGCCTCACCAACGGCAAGTTCACGGTCCTCTCGGGCGACGACGCGCTCACCGTCCCGCTGATGGCCGTCGGCGCCAAGGGCGTGATTGCCACGATCGGCAACGCGATGCCGCGCGAGATTCACGAACTGGCGGCAGCGGGGCTGGCCGGAGACTTCGAACGGGCGCGCCAGCTGCACTACAAGATGCTGCCGCTGATGCGCACCCTGTTCATCGAAACCAACCCCATCTGCATCAAGCAGGCCCTCGCTTTCATGGGCAAGTGCTGCAACGAACTACGCATGCCTCTGGTCCCGATGACCGCGCCCGCCGCTGAAAAACTGAAGGCGGCGATGAAAGAATTGCGGCTGATCTGAGTCTTCCTTTCCTCGTCCGCCGGCCGCTGGTGGTGCCATCCAAGCTGTGAGGCAGCCCCGCAGCGTTGCATGGATTGCGCAGTCTTCTCGAGAATCCTTCTCACCGCGCGGTCCCGCGATGACTCTTCACGGGTGAGAAGTTCTCTGTGTGGGTTCCCTTCGCGGGTGAGTCGGTGGCTTGAAGGGTTTGCACGG
Coding sequences:
- the dapF gene encoding diaminopimelate epimerase yields the protein MASLEFTKMHGCGNDYIYIVALRARPADPAGLSRRLSDRHLGVGGDGLIMLAPSAVGDFRMEMYNADGSRGDMCGNGIRCLARLAYERGFVRKNPMAVETDAGLKTVHLQVAKGQVQSATVDMGEPILDGRRIPVAADGRIIDYPLEVGGRTERITCVSMGNPHCVVFVNDDSVFRLDGFEFARLGRRFENHAFFPKRVNTEFILPVSRNHLRMRVWERGSGETLACGTGACAALVAAVLTGRAERKATVELRGGNLEIEWPDKGEGKSAVYMTGEAITVFDGQVELGDAEMVPARV
- the dapA gene encoding 4-hydroxy-tetrahydrodipicolinate synthase; the encoded protein is MFHGALTAIITPFRDGAVDEAALRELVEWQIQSGIDGLVPCGSTGESATLSHAEHERVIKITIEQTRKRVPVVAGTGSNSTAEAIRLTASAREMGADGALLISPYYNKPTQDGIYKHYKMVAASVDLPIFAYNIPGRTGSNVAPETFARLAEIKNIIGVKEASGSTEQTSDILRLTNGKFTVLSGDDALTVPLMAVGAKGVIATIGNAMPREIHELAAAGLAGDFERARQLHYKMLPLMRTLFIETNPICIKQALAFMGKCCNELRMPLVPMTAPAAEKLKAAMKELRLI